One stretch of Francisella sp. LA112445 DNA includes these proteins:
- a CDS encoding MFS transporter — MDKNKIIAYTIGIVFLIELIDGSALNTALPQIANDFHVNAITLKVAVTVYLLALGLFIPASGWVSDKIGCKKLLIISLIGFIISSVACGLSTNIISLVIFRAFQGAFGAFTAPVARLAMVRIFKNDRLTAMSIVAVIATLGPVIGPLFGGAMTTYISWRMIFFINLPIVLACIVLISIYLPNISTIKIRKFDLKGFLILGSSIALLMFFIDLIIDTSILPNIKWLMLVIAIVLFIFYLRHATLLSDNAVINLNIFKNSCFKYLTIISSTTRLVIMGMSFIIPLYLQTKQNFSAFESGLALMFFIMPAWYVKKIVKKVLINLHFYKFFVINLTVMAVTYLSLGVIFIHFNFFVFSALLVIIGICFGMFTIVCNAGIYNSIENDDHMSPATIVNSSIIQLTNAFAISWASVVLATLSGIKNISFDSIISSSAFAWVQVIYFLGLLTILIYVVICKPNNLSEIPTS, encoded by the coding sequence ATGGATAAAAATAAAATAATTGCCTATACAATCGGCATAGTTTTTCTAATTGAACTAATTGATGGTTCAGCTCTAAACACCGCACTTCCTCAGATTGCCAATGACTTTCACGTAAATGCAATCACCCTTAAGGTAGCTGTAACTGTTTATCTACTAGCTTTAGGGCTATTTATCCCAGCATCAGGTTGGGTCTCAGATAAAATAGGTTGCAAAAAACTTCTTATCATATCTTTGATAGGATTTATAATTTCTTCTGTGGCTTGTGGATTATCAACAAATATTATTAGTTTAGTTATATTTAGGGCTTTCCAAGGTGCTTTTGGAGCATTTACAGCACCAGTTGCTCGTTTAGCAATGGTCAGAATATTTAAAAATGATAGATTAACAGCGATGTCAATAGTTGCTGTCATTGCCACACTAGGGCCTGTTATAGGACCTTTGTTCGGAGGCGCAATGACTACTTATATTAGCTGGAGAATGATTTTTTTTATTAATCTTCCTATTGTCTTAGCTTGTATAGTGTTAATAAGTATTTACTTACCAAACATTTCAACAATCAAAATTAGAAAATTTGACCTTAAAGGATTTTTAATCCTTGGATCATCAATTGCTTTATTAATGTTCTTTATAGATCTTATAATCGATACAAGTATACTCCCAAATATCAAATGGCTAATGCTTGTTATTGCAATAGTTCTTTTTATATTTTATCTACGTCATGCAACACTATTAAGTGATAATGCTGTCATTAACCTAAATATCTTTAAAAATAGCTGTTTTAAATATCTTACTATTATAAGTTCTACGACTCGACTTGTTATAATGGGAATGTCTTTCATTATTCCCCTATATTTACAAACAAAGCAAAACTTCTCTGCTTTTGAGTCTGGATTAGCATTAATGTTTTTTATAATGCCTGCTTGGTATGTTAAAAAAATAGTAAAAAAGGTTTTGATAAACTTACATTTTTATAAATTCTTCGTGATCAATCTTACTGTAATGGCTGTTACATATTTGAGTTTAGGAGTAATTTTTATCCATTTTAACTTTTTTGTATTCTCTGCCCTACTTGTAATAATTGGCATATGCTTTGGTATGTTTACAATTGTCTGTAACGCTGGAATATATAACTCTATTGAAAATGATGATCATATGAGTCCAGCAACAATAGTTAATAGTTCAATAATTCAACTTACAAACGCTTTTGCTATATCTTGGGCAAGTGTAGTTTTAGCAACTTTATCAGGAATTAAAAATATAAGTTTTGATTCTATTATATCTTCATCTGCTTTTGCATGGGTACAGGTTATATACTTTTTAGGCTTACTAACTATTTTGATTTATGTAGTTATTTGTAAACCTAATAATCTAAGTGAAATACCAACTTCTTAA
- the deoD gene encoding purine-nucleoside phosphorylase, protein MSLPTPHIEAQTKEEFAKTVIMPGDPLRAKYIAENYLENITRVNAVRNMFAYTGTYKGKKVSVMGSGMGMPSMGIYAYELFKYYDVENIIRVGSAGSYKAELEVYDVVLINESYGESDYIKITTGENVRNVSASEELNQKLIKSAERLKVELKVAKAHCSDVFYRKDEHDYKQIVKNHKCGLVEMETAALFATANELGKKAAAVVTISDSFITGESTTSQQREQSFTNMMEVALGIVDEK, encoded by the coding sequence ATGTCATTACCTACTCCTCATATAGAAGCACAAACAAAAGAAGAATTTGCTAAAACTGTAATAATGCCGGGAGACCCTTTAAGAGCTAAATATATAGCTGAGAACTATTTAGAAAATATTACTAGAGTGAATGCAGTTAGAAATATGTTTGCTTATACTGGTACTTATAAAGGTAAGAAAGTAAGTGTAATGGGTTCAGGCATGGGTATGCCAAGTATGGGTATTTATGCTTATGAGCTTTTCAAATACTATGATGTTGAGAATATCATTAGAGTTGGTTCTGCAGGTTCTTATAAAGCAGAATTAGAAGTGTATGATGTCGTTCTAATTAATGAAAGCTATGGTGAATCTGATTATATAAAAATTACTACTGGTGAAAATGTCCGTAATGTTTCTGCTAGTGAGGAGTTAAATCAAAAGCTAATAAAATCAGCAGAAAGGTTAAAGGTTGAACTTAAAGTTGCCAAAGCACACTGTAGTGACGTTTTTTATAGAAAAGATGAGCATGATTACAAACAAATAGTTAAAAATCATAAGTGTGGCTTAGTAGAGATGGAAACAGCAGCATTATTTGCTACAGCTAATGAGCTTGGTAAAAAAGCAGCTGCAGTTGTTACTATTTCTGATAGTTTCATCACAGGTGAATCAACTACTTCTCAACAAAGAGAACAATCATTTACAAATATGATGGAAGTTGCTTTAGGAATCGTTGACGAAAAATAA
- a CDS encoding APC family permease: protein MKKLSTMAVIFISTGGMIGSGWLFSPYYGFQTAGQGVIISWLITALLTLLVALCFAEVASMLPIVSGAMRFLRITHSRTLGFLFVALGWISYLVYLPLEAQSVVQYLGFWFPSFVDSGSKGVFLSYSGVAVAFLIMLSLTYLNTYQLKNVAKINSIVSIWKIFLPIAIAVGMLAVYGSFKNYHANTSHITVNFEHILLAVTGSGLAFAFSGFQNGLIVANSAKNPKLAIPLSLIAPVVVGLTMYISLSLLFMFCIPGSVKGFDGGVAPLLGLLSLFSLHIIYTILFIDAMVAPLGTGNVYTAVTGRILQAFGLEFFKKSVLTRLNKNHVPIFCIWINFFVGLIFLFQFPTWTALVNFLSSLVLFSCLSGPVVLIIFRDKFPEIERKFKLPFYQLFGYLGFISCSYFIYWSGTFNLLCLVILVMLTCIFYWFVFMRNRFMDVLKQTWFVCAYIICLWGVSFAHELKLIAFPYDNLIVAILSAVFLKLFIVTQASTETIQENIQGVMSEVENLKSM, encoded by the coding sequence ATGAAAAAATTATCTACAATGGCTGTGATATTTATATCTACAGGTGGGATGATTGGAAGTGGCTGGTTATTTTCACCATATTATGGTTTCCAGACAGCCGGTCAAGGTGTTATAATTTCATGGCTTATCACAGCTTTACTTACTTTACTTGTAGCATTATGTTTTGCTGAAGTTGCATCTATGTTGCCGATAGTTTCTGGGGCAATGCGTTTTCTACGGATTACACATTCTCGAACATTAGGATTCTTATTTGTTGCTTTAGGATGGATAAGCTATTTGGTTTACTTACCACTTGAGGCTCAGTCAGTAGTTCAGTATTTAGGTTTTTGGTTTCCAAGTTTTGTTGATTCGGGGTCTAAAGGAGTATTCTTATCATACTCAGGAGTTGCTGTAGCATTTCTAATTATGCTAAGTTTGACATACTTAAACACTTATCAGCTAAAAAACGTTGCTAAGATTAACTCTATAGTTAGTATTTGGAAGATTTTCTTACCAATAGCTATTGCTGTTGGAATGTTAGCTGTTTATGGATCTTTTAAGAACTACCATGCTAATACCTCGCATATTACAGTTAATTTTGAACATATACTATTAGCTGTTACAGGCTCTGGCTTAGCCTTTGCTTTTTCTGGATTTCAAAATGGTTTAATTGTAGCAAACTCTGCAAAAAATCCTAAGTTAGCAATTCCTTTATCTTTAATAGCTCCAGTAGTAGTTGGCTTGACAATGTATATATCCTTATCTCTTCTTTTTATGTTTTGTATACCTGGATCGGTAAAAGGTTTTGATGGTGGTGTAGCTCCTTTGTTAGGTTTACTAAGTTTATTTAGTTTACATATTATTTATACCATATTATTTATAGATGCTATGGTTGCACCATTAGGTACTGGTAATGTTTATACGGCTGTAACGGGTAGGATTCTTCAAGCATTTGGATTAGAATTTTTTAAAAAATCAGTTTTAACAAGACTAAATAAAAACCATGTGCCAATATTTTGTATATGGATAAACTTTTTTGTTGGTTTGATATTTTTATTTCAATTTCCAACTTGGACAGCTTTAGTAAACTTTTTATCATCTTTAGTTTTATTTAGCTGTTTATCTGGACCTGTTGTTTTGATTATTTTTAGAGATAAGTTTCCTGAGATAGAGAGAAAATTTAAATTACCTTTTTATCAACTATTTGGCTATTTAGGATTTATATCTTGCTCATATTTTATATATTGGTCAGGTACTTTTAATTTATTATGTTTAGTTATACTTGTTATGCTAACTTGTATTTTCTATTGGTTTGTCTTTATGCGCAATCGCTTTATGGATGTGCTTAAACAAACGTGGTTTGTATGTGCATATATTATATGCTTATGGGGAGTGTCATTTGCACATGAGTTAAAATTAATAGCATTTCCTTATGATAACTTAATTGTCGCTATACTAAGTGCTGTATTCTTAAAATTATTTATCGTTACTCAAGCCTCAACAGAGACTATTCAGGAAAATATACAAGGTGTTATGTCAGAGGTTGAGAATCTTAAAAGTATGTAA
- the ftsH gene encoding ATP-dependent zinc metalloprotease FtsH — protein sequence MAQKNDNKNNMIKNIIFWVLIIGGMLLLFNGINDTNSSSNSLDYSTFVSKLKDNQISSVDVDGRTIKGKTNSGESFVTYAPLLDGSLVNKLEDSKATIKAKAPEKPNLFLAFLLNWLPMLLIFGFFIYMMVKAGGGSKGGPFSVGKSKAKLLGEDEIKVTLEDVAGVDEAKEEVAEIVDFLREPKKYEKIGGKIPKGVLMVGPPGTGKTLLARAIAGEAKVPFFSISGSDFVEMFVGVGASRVRDMFDQAKKKAPCLVFIDEIDAVGRHRGSGMGGGNDEREQTLNQMLVEMDGFADNEGVIVIAATNRPDVLDRALLRPGRFDRQVDVGLPTVKGRESILKVHMKKVALGDDVRADWIARGTPGFSGAELANLVNEAALFAARESKEKVTMADFEKAKDKILMGSERRTMAMTEKEKKLTAYHEAGHAIIGRLMPEHDPVYKVSIIPRGRALGVTMYMPQGDTVSQSRLVLHGRLCSIFGGRIAEELIFGYDHVTTGASNDIQVATDIARNYVARWGLSDSMGTILYDVEDDGPFGGNGGKSAKLSDSTIREVDSEVRKLIETSYQKAKKLLEENIDILHAMADALMKYETIDAMQVDDLMTRRDVREPGDYGDSYKPKEENAKVIAPIAAEQNDSDNTSSEDNL from the coding sequence ATGGCACAAAAAAATGATAATAAAAATAATATGATAAAAAATATTATTTTTTGGGTGTTGATCATTGGTGGAATGTTGCTGCTTTTCAATGGTATTAATGATACAAATTCATCATCTAACAGTTTAGATTATTCTACTTTTGTATCAAAACTAAAAGACAATCAAATAAGTTCAGTTGATGTAGATGGAAGAACAATCAAAGGTAAAACTAATTCTGGTGAGAGTTTTGTAACTTATGCGCCGCTTTTAGATGGTAGTTTGGTTAATAAACTTGAAGATAGTAAAGCTACAATTAAAGCTAAAGCTCCAGAAAAGCCAAATTTATTCTTAGCTTTCTTACTAAACTGGTTGCCTATGTTGCTTATATTTGGCTTTTTCATATATATGATGGTAAAAGCTGGTGGTGGAAGTAAAGGTGGACCTTTCTCTGTTGGTAAGAGTAAAGCAAAATTACTCGGCGAAGATGAGATAAAAGTAACTTTAGAAGATGTAGCAGGTGTTGATGAAGCAAAAGAAGAGGTCGCTGAGATTGTTGATTTCTTACGTGAGCCAAAAAAATATGAAAAAATTGGTGGTAAGATTCCTAAGGGCGTATTAATGGTTGGACCTCCAGGAACTGGTAAGACTTTATTAGCTAGAGCTATTGCTGGCGAAGCGAAGGTTCCTTTTTTCTCTATTTCAGGTTCTGACTTTGTTGAGATGTTTGTTGGTGTTGGTGCATCTCGTGTACGTGATATGTTTGATCAAGCAAAGAAAAAAGCACCTTGTTTAGTGTTTATTGATGAGATAGATGCCGTTGGAAGACATCGTGGCTCTGGCATGGGTGGTGGTAATGATGAGAGAGAACAAACTCTTAACCAAATGCTTGTGGAGATGGATGGTTTTGCTGATAATGAAGGTGTTATCGTTATTGCTGCAACAAACAGACCTGATGTTTTAGATAGAGCATTATTAAGACCTGGTAGATTTGATAGACAGGTTGATGTAGGCTTACCAACAGTCAAAGGTCGTGAATCTATATTAAAAGTACATATGAAAAAAGTAGCTCTTGGTGATGATGTGAGAGCAGACTGGATTGCTCGAGGAACTCCTGGTTTCTCAGGTGCAGAGTTAGCAAACCTTGTTAATGAAGCAGCTTTATTTGCAGCTAGAGAATCAAAAGAAAAAGTCACAATGGCTGATTTTGAGAAAGCTAAAGATAAAATCCTTATGGGTTCTGAAAGAAGAACTATGGCTATGACTGAGAAAGAGAAAAAACTTACAGCTTATCACGAAGCAGGCCATGCAATTATTGGTAGATTAATGCCTGAACATGATCCTGTTTATAAGGTAAGTATTATCCCTAGAGGTAGAGCATTAGGTGTAACTATGTATATGCCACAAGGTGATACTGTTAGCCAAAGTAGATTAGTACTTCACGGACGTCTGTGTAGTATATTTGGTGGTAGGATAGCAGAGGAGCTAATTTTTGGTTATGATCATGTAACTACTGGAGCATCTAATGATATTCAAGTAGCTACAGATATCGCGCGTAATTATGTAGCTCGCTGGGGCCTTTCGGACTCTATGGGTACAATCTTATACGATGTTGAAGATGATGGTCCATTCGGTGGTAATGGTGGCAAATCTGCTAAACTTTCAGATTCTACAATTCGTGAGGTTGACTCAGAAGTACGTAAGCTTATTGAGACAAGTTATCAGAAAGCTAAAAAGTTACTTGAAGAAAATATAGATATATTACATGCAATGGCAGATGCTCTAATGAAATATGAGACTATAGATGCTATGCAGGTAGATGATCTAATGACAAGACGAGATGTACGTGAGCCTGGAGATTATGGTGATAGCTATAAGCCAAAAGAAGAAAATGCTAAAGTTATTGCACCTATTGCTGCCGAGCAAAATGATTCAGATAATACTTCTTCAGAAGATAATCTTTAA
- a CDS encoding LPP20 family lipoprotein, producing the protein MRYLFISLACIALSGCSTAHEYYNPLNFNNSETKINTIKTPDHIIDKPNPIAPNWYINEQNNSDNLLYGFGTGDSLDQATSNALADMTQRLQVIVSSTTSFENIINNNNVSQRLIQQVTTQTAKLNIPNYNIVNQAKSYNTYYIEIQINKRQTIIDLQNIINSNIKQATKSLVNTQNKSYLYRFDIAQRINSNVKTIKSSLRTLLILAPDINIDQQILELNNIENELINFKRSIQIYVDKQNSGFFYNSLEKFLKVNNYTIVNNKDLANIYITLKLLNYNSTYINKNYCINNKVELQISDENSGQIYPKQYKIEACSKQGRSVAIDKAVQIFYSQLENAKRVY; encoded by the coding sequence ATGAGGTATTTATTTATTAGCTTAGCCTGTATAGCACTTTCAGGATGTAGTACCGCACATGAGTATTATAATCCGCTTAATTTTAATAATAGTGAAACAAAAATAAATACAATAAAAACTCCTGATCATATTATAGACAAGCCTAACCCTATAGCCCCAAATTGGTATATAAATGAACAAAATAATTCAGATAATCTATTATATGGCTTTGGAACAGGAGATAGTCTAGATCAAGCAACTAGCAATGCTTTAGCTGATATGACCCAAAGGCTACAGGTTATAGTTTCTTCAACTACAAGCTTTGAAAATATTATAAATAACAATAATGTCTCACAAAGGCTAATCCAACAAGTCACAACTCAAACAGCTAAACTTAACATCCCTAATTACAATATTGTCAATCAAGCAAAATCGTACAACACCTATTATATTGAAATACAAATAAATAAAAGACAAACTATCATCGACTTACAAAACATAATAAACAGCAATATTAAACAAGCAACTAAATCTTTAGTTAATACACAAAATAAAAGCTATCTTTATAGGTTTGATATAGCACAAAGAATAAATAGCAATGTTAAAACTATAAAAAGTAGCCTCAGAACATTACTAATACTAGCTCCTGATATAAATATTGATCAACAAATACTAGAATTAAATAATATAGAGAATGAACTTATAAATTTTAAAAGAAGCATACAAATATATGTAGATAAACAAAATAGTGGATTTTTTTATAATTCATTAGAAAAGTTCCTAAAAGTTAATAACTATACAATTGTTAATAACAAAGATCTTGCAAATATTTATATTACACTAAAATTACTGAACTATAACAGTACTTATATTAACAAAAATTACTGCATTAACAATAAAGTTGAACTTCAAATTTCTGATGAAAATTCAGGACAAATATATCCAAAACAATACAAAATTGAAGCATGCTCAAAACAAGGTCGGTCAGTAGCTATAGACAAAGCTGTTCAAATATTCTATTCTCAGTTAGAGAATGCAAAAAGAGTTTACTAA
- the truA gene encoding tRNA pseudouridine(38-40) synthase TruA, whose amino-acid sequence MKNYLLQIEYFGKDYCGWQRQSHSPSIQEELEKALSKIANHHIEVTCAGRTDTGVHATSQVVNFYSGAERSLSAWQRGANALLPKDIKILDVKEVASDFNSRFSAINRTYNYIIYNSTISSPIFAEHCLWENRQLDIKKMNHACKYLLGEQDFSSFRSSQCQSNTPFRNIQKAEFIKQGNFIVFEVIGNAFLHHMIRNLVGSLLKIGLGLQSPEWIKELLDAKDRTQAAETAKAHGLYFVGVEYPSFQFKRQIINLFL is encoded by the coding sequence ATGAAAAATTACTTATTACAAATAGAGTATTTCGGTAAAGACTATTGTGGTTGGCAAAGACAGTCTCATTCTCCTAGTATTCAAGAAGAGTTAGAAAAAGCTCTATCTAAAATTGCAAACCATCATATAGAAGTAACTTGTGCTGGTAGAACAGATACAGGTGTACATGCTACTTCTCAGGTCGTTAACTTCTATTCTGGTGCTGAGAGATCTTTAAGTGCATGGCAAAGAGGAGCTAATGCATTACTGCCTAAAGATATTAAAATATTAGATGTAAAAGAAGTAGCTAGTGATTTTAACTCAAGGTTTTCTGCTATAAATAGAACGTATAACTACATTATATATAACTCTACCATAAGTTCACCTATTTTTGCGGAGCATTGTTTATGGGAAAACCGCCAACTTGATATTAAAAAGATGAATCATGCTTGTAAATATCTTTTAGGAGAGCAGGATTTTAGCTCTTTTAGATCATCACAATGTCAGTCTAATACACCCTTTAGAAATATTCAAAAAGCGGAGTTTATTAAACAAGGTAATTTTATAGTTTTTGAAGTTATTGGGAATGCTTTTTTACATCATATGATTAGAAATCTAGTAGGCTCACTACTAAAAATAGGCTTAGGTTTGCAGTCACCAGAATGGATAAAAGAGCTTTTAGACGCAAAAGATCGAACTCAAGCTGCTGAAACAGCAAAAGCACATGGTTTATATTTTGTAGGAGTCGAGTATCCTAGTTTTCAATTTAAGCGCCAGATAATCAATTTATTTCTCTAA
- the secA gene encoding preprotein translocase subunit SecA, with protein MLGLVQKIIGSRNDRFIKKISKTVEKINSLESEIEKLTDQELKGKTTEFKERLGKGETLDSLLPEAFAVVREAAKRTKNMRHYDVQLIGGIVLHQGKVAEMRTGEGKTLVATLPAYLNALTGEGVHVITVNDYLAKRDAELMSEIYEFLGLTVGVIVADLDPEQRKESYACDITYGTNNEFGFDYLRDNMAYEKDQQVQRSRNYVIIDEVDSILIDEARTPLIISGASDDSSDMYNLFNRLVPFLQKQDKEEVEEGQEQKDFYVDEKSKNAYLTEKGYAKIEGMLKKEGVLEEDDNLYSPHNITKMHYLNACLRAQSLYQLNVDYIVRDQEVVIIDESTGRAMPGRRWSDGLHQAIEAKEGVKINAENQTMASITFQNFFKLYNKIAGMTGTADTEAFELHSIYNLEVIIIPTNKPLIRKDHHDEIYGSVREKFDAIVVDIKERISRGQPILVGTASIEASEVLSTLLKKKKIKHNVLNAKQHEKEAGIIAMAGYPGNVTIATNMAGRGTDIILGGNWEVEVAELEDPTEEDIAKIKADWQERNETVKKAGGLCIIGSERHDSRRIDNQLRGRAARQGDPGESKFYLSMDDNLLRIFASQGMAERVKKGLKGGESLAFGFMSKVISKAQGKVENYHFDIRKNLLEYDNVVNTQRKVIYEQRQAFLDADDVSDILADIRIDVAEQLFHDYIPAGSMHELWDLEGLEKALKSDFMIEVDLQKLYQENDNLGEEDLKKLVRDAITLEFDEKTKELEPEAVKQFEKFSLLQGLDNHWREHLSSIDHLRNSINLRGYAQKDPKNEYKKEAFELFSSMLDSFKYEVISSLAKIRISTEEETQRAQQEWKESMGDIIAEHESVIDNNQREDEHEQQQEEAPKVQQVKREGPKIKRNDPCPCGSGKKYKQCHGKVE; from the coding sequence ATGTTAGGTTTAGTTCAAAAAATTATTGGTAGTCGTAACGATAGATTTATAAAAAAGATTTCTAAAACAGTTGAAAAGATTAATTCACTTGAGTCTGAAATAGAAAAACTTACAGATCAAGAACTTAAGGGTAAAACAACTGAATTTAAAGAAAGGTTAGGTAAAGGTGAGACTTTAGATAGTTTACTACCAGAAGCTTTTGCTGTTGTTAGAGAAGCTGCAAAAAGAACTAAAAATATGCGTCATTATGATGTTCAGCTTATTGGTGGTATAGTTCTGCATCAAGGTAAAGTGGCTGAAATGAGAACAGGTGAGGGTAAAACTTTAGTTGCTACATTGCCTGCGTATCTAAATGCTTTGACTGGTGAAGGTGTTCACGTAATAACAGTGAATGATTATCTTGCCAAGCGTGATGCTGAATTAATGAGTGAAATTTATGAGTTTTTGGGTCTAACAGTCGGTGTAATTGTTGCTGATCTAGATCCTGAGCAGCGTAAAGAATCTTATGCCTGTGATATTACTTATGGTACAAACAATGAGTTTGGTTTTGATTATCTTAGAGATAATATGGCTTATGAGAAAGATCAACAAGTCCAAAGAAGCCGTAATTACGTAATTATAGATGAAGTTGACTCAATTTTGATTGATGAGGCGAGAACTCCTCTAATAATTTCTGGCGCCTCTGATGATAGTTCTGATATGTATAATCTTTTTAATAGATTAGTACCTTTCCTACAAAAGCAAGATAAAGAAGAAGTAGAAGAAGGACAAGAGCAGAAAGATTTTTACGTTGATGAAAAATCAAAAAATGCATATCTAACAGAAAAAGGTTATGCAAAGATTGAAGGTATGCTTAAAAAAGAAGGCGTACTTGAAGAAGATGATAACCTTTATAGCCCACATAATATTACAAAAATGCATTATTTAAATGCTTGCTTAAGAGCACAATCTTTATATCAACTAAATGTTGATTATATTGTGCGTGATCAAGAAGTTGTAATTATTGATGAAAGTACAGGTAGAGCGATGCCTGGACGTAGATGGTCAGATGGTTTACACCAAGCTATTGAAGCAAAAGAAGGTGTTAAGATAAATGCTGAAAACCAAACAATGGCATCTATCACATTCCAAAATTTCTTTAAGCTATATAATAAAATAGCAGGTATGACAGGTACTGCAGATACTGAGGCTTTTGAGCTTCATTCTATCTATAATCTAGAAGTTATAATTATACCAACAAATAAACCTCTAATTAGAAAAGATCATCATGATGAGATCTATGGAAGTGTTAGAGAAAAGTTTGATGCTATAGTTGTTGACATCAAAGAGAGAATTTCTAGAGGTCAACCTATATTAGTTGGTACAGCTTCTATTGAAGCATCAGAAGTTCTATCAACTTTATTGAAAAAGAAAAAGATTAAGCATAATGTCCTAAATGCTAAGCAACATGAGAAAGAAGCTGGTATTATTGCAATGGCTGGTTATCCAGGTAATGTGACAATTGCGACAAATATGGCAGGTCGTGGTACAGATATTATCCTTGGTGGTAACTGGGAAGTTGAGGTTGCAGAGCTAGAAGATCCTACAGAAGAAGATATTGCTAAAATCAAAGCTGATTGGCAAGAACGTAATGAGACTGTAAAAAAAGCAGGTGGTTTATGTATCATAGGTTCAGAAAGACATGATTCGCGTAGGATTGATAACCAGTTAAGAGGGCGTGCAGCTCGTCAGGGTGATCCAGGTGAGAGTAAATTCTATTTATCTATGGATGATAATCTTTTAAGGATTTTTGCATCTCAAGGTATGGCTGAGAGAGTTAAAAAAGGTCTTAAAGGTGGAGAGTCTTTAGCATTTGGATTTATGTCAAAAGTTATCTCAAAAGCTCAAGGGAAAGTAGAGAACTATCATTTTGATATTCGTAAAAATCTTTTAGAGTATGATAATGTTGTAAATACTCAGCGTAAGGTTATCTATGAGCAAAGACAGGCTTTCTTAGATGCTGATGATGTTAGTGATATTTTAGCTGATATACGCATAGATGTAGCAGAGCAATTATTCCATGATTATATCCCTGCAGGTTCTATGCATGAACTATGGGATTTAGAAGGTTTAGAAAAAGCCCTTAAATCAGACTTTATGATAGAGGTTGATTTACAAAAATTATATCAAGAAAATGATAATCTTGGTGAAGAAGATTTAAAAAAACTTGTAAGAGATGCAATTACTCTAGAGTTCGATGAAAAAACAAAAGAGTTAGAACCTGAAGCTGTTAAACAGTTTGAAAAATTCTCGTTATTACAAGGTCTTGATAATCACTGGCGTGAACATTTAAGCTCGATAGATCATTTACGTAATAGTATCAATTTACGTGGCTATGCACAAAAAGATCCTAAGAATGAATATAAGAAAGAAGCTTTTGAACTTTTCTCAAGTATGCTTGATAGTTTTAAATATGAAGTTATATCTTCTTTAGCTAAGATTAGAATCTCTACAGAAGAAGAGACTCAAAGAGCTCAACAAGAGTGGAAAGAATCTATGGGCGATATCATAGCAGAACATGAAAGTGTCATTGATAATAACCAAAGAGAAGATGAGCATGAGCAACAACAAGAAGAAGCTCCTAAAGTTCAGCAAGTCAAAAGAGAAGGTCCCAAGATAAAAAGGAATGATCCTTGTCCATGTGGTTCCGGTAAAAAATATAAACAGTGTCATGGGAAAGTAGAGTAG